GGAATCCAGTCCAACTCAATACGGAGCTCTCCAATACGGACATCAAGACAAAGCGTATGTGTTATGGTATAGAAACGATCAGGGAGTACGTTGTAGTTTTGTCACCTACAATCGAAGCATCAGGGGAAATCCTTGGTCCGGGCTCCTGGACCGGACGACGGCGGCGTCTTGACGCCGTTCCCTTTCTTGAAGGCGTTGTCTTGTTCGCTCGTGGCGTCCCCGACGGTGGAGTTGGATACTGGTTGGCCTCATTGTCTTCGAGTTGTTTCTCAGGGCTAGGAGagttttgatgtgttgttcttttcCTTTCCTTGGGCTGAGCACCCCGTGTCCCTCTGCTCCGGGCACCATGTCGTCTGCGCATGTGTTGTTCCATACCCTGTATTCgttcttcttcttctatcaatgaatGATACGCAAGCTTTCCGTATTTGTGaaaaaaagcaatcaaagcatcatttACGGGATTTGTACCCTAGAATTTTGGGGATTTGTTTCCTAAAAGACGACTGATCCGACGTTCTTccgccccccctccccccaccACCCTAATATAGATCATGGGGAAGCTTCTCCGACGAGCCCCCCACCAGACTGCAGCTGTTTCTTCCTTCACTCCGGCGCCCCTCCTTTCTTCTATCGATTTAGAAAATCGACCGACCCAAATCAGATTTTCAGGTGACTAAAGTTTAGCTATTGTGAACTATTAAATATGAGGTCTAGTTTCTCATAAGACCAAGTCATTTTTTTAGTTAGACCAGTTGCATTAAGGCTTCAATTTTATTTCACCAGACCGACTCTAGACTACAGGAATCACTTGAAATGTGGCAATTCTGCTACATTTTTTTCTTCGTATTTCGACTTGATTTCCCACTGTGTGTCATATTTTCTCGAATAACATGAATATTTACTAGTTCAACACAAACACTTTGACCAAATACCGAAAGAGTACAAACACATTAATggaagatctaggtgttgccaacaTAATCATTTTAGATCATTCTTCACGGACATGTGCATTAGATCCGACACCTTCCTCGCCGCTGGCCTGCCCTTCAGGTCATCCCACCAGGCCCTTACATGCGGGTACATGTCGAGCACCGATATGTATATAGTGATCCCTAGGCAAAGCATGGTGGAGACATGGTTGAGGTCGGCGAGGCTGATGAAATCTCCAGCTAGGTACTTGGAGCTCGACAATCTGGACTCATACACATCCAACACCTTCTTCAGCTTATCAATGTTCTCCTCGACGGCCCTCTCATCAACCCTTTGCCCGAAAATTGGCCGGATCCTGACCTCCATAAGAATAGCCTCTATGAGAGGACGGTATTGGTGGGCCTCCACCTCCAGCCACACATCGACCATTGCTGATCCCTCGAGATTGCCAACCCCAAGGAGCTCAGGTTTGTACTTTCGGCATATATATTTCGTGATTGCGCGCGACTCTGTTGCATAGACATAGACAATGTATGTGATGAGAGCTAGGCTTGAAACATGTAAATTTCAACATAAGGTTTTCTCCCAAAGCTTTTCTGAGTAAATGGATATATGTTATGTATCCATGCTAAATTACTCTGTCTATCCTGGCCAAGAGGAAAAATATTTAGATGGTTGCCGAAGTTTCTTACCCCAGAGGCAAAAGTCACCGTCCTCCAAAACTGGGACCTGACCGAACGCCTGTGGAAAAAAGCTAATCAGCAATATCAAGGCAGGAAGAGCAAACAGAGAAGGATAGACGACGTCTCATACACAAATAGAAGAGCGAGAGAGGCCTACATACGTTCCTGCCGAGGTGGGCGGGGCTCTTGTGCTCGGCCGCGGCGAAGTCGACGGCGACGAGCTCGTAGTTGACGCCGGACTCCTCCAGGCTCACAAGGACCCTGGCTATGTTCCAAGACATGGCCGGCCCGTACACCTTCACGACGGGCTCCATGTTGCTCTTCCTGCCGGCTTCGCTTTGCTCTTCGCCACTGAATAAGTGAATATCTTTGCCTGAACTTACGGCCACGTATATATGTGCCATCCCCTAGTTTGACTGCGAGCATATTAATTATTGTATCTCATCTTATCTTATCTACAATAGGAACCAAGCTTAGAACCGCAACCTTGGTCAAAATATTTGTATGTCATGTTCCACGAGGAGGGATGTTTTttgcggggaccacgaggagggttTTGTATGAGAGGATTACATGCTCTCGAGTCCTGAGCCTCACGGAGCCTGATTTTTGTTATAAAGGAGAGATTTCGTGTGAGCACTCGGTTTGAAAGAATTGGGCACCCTGAAAGTCAAGTTTTTTGCTTGGTTGACCACCCAGATAGGATTTGGTCCGCTGGTAGATTGGCTAAACAAGGATGGGCAAATTGCGGCCTTTATCCTCTGTGCGAGCGGGAACAAGAATCTGGAGCACACCTCTTCTTCAAGTGTCGCTTCACCATCGGTCTTTGAAACTTAGCAAACAAATGGCTACACCTCGAGAGCATCGACACTTCCACTTGGCACCTTGAGAGTTCCGTCAAAGATTGGTGGACAAACCGCTCTGACATCCACACCGCCAATCGAAAGGCCATGGCATCGCTCACAACGCTCATTAGTTGGGCAAAATTGAATGAGAAGAATGTCCGAGTGTTTCGCCACAAAAGCACACCACCACCAATCTTGCTCAATACCATCAAAGGAGATGCTCGCCTTTGGATCGCCGCGGGTGCAAAGAAATTGGGTACCATTGTACTGACGCTCGAACGCTTCATTGCTTGGGCAGGGGAAAAGACTGGCAACTTCACTGTCAATAGTGCATCGAATGTCACTTGAGGAGCATAACCTCGCCTAGCAGGTCACAACGAGTACATCACCCAGTGGTGAAAGGTCCTTGTGGAAGCTTGTATTGGGAGGTTTGGCACCACCAAAGGTCAAAGTATTTGCAAGGAAACTTGCTTCAAACTCACTGCCAACGTGGGAGATCAAACACTCAAGGAAACTTGAGCTTTATGATATATGCCCAATTTGTTCAGCTCACCGGGAGGATTCCTTTCACGCCTTGTGTCATTGTACTCTTGCAAGAGCACTTTGGAAGGAGATGGCGCTCACCTGGTTGCTACCGGATGTCTCGCGCATAGTGAACACGGGGACGAAATGGCTTTTTGACGTGCTTCGTGATATGATAGAGAATATGCGGCTCAAGGTACTAATGTTGCTGTGGAGGATCTGGTATTTAAGGAATGAGATAGTTCAGGAGAAAACTACACCTCCAACGAATGTTTCCAAAAGGTTCCTCTGTAGCTATTTCTCTTTAATACTTAACATATCAGAAAATCATGATTATGATCCAGTGAGAGGATGGGCGTGATTGGTGAAAACGAAATCTCCAGGGGGGATGTGACACATCCTGATTGTTCTCTTATCAATTTTCGATGGACAGCACCTGATATGGGTTGGGTCAAGTTAGGGGATGTGACACATCCTGATCGTTCTCTTATCAATTTTCGATGGACAACACCTGATATGGGTTGGGTCAAGTTAAATACTAATGGTTCTTATCTTGTCAATGATGGATTAGCTACAACTGGCAAATATCTTGGGTGCGATCATCTTCACAACACGTCGACACCTGCTTACTTGTGATAGTGCACTTGAGTCTCAACTGTCCGCAATCTCTGAAGGTGTGTCATTAGCCATGCAATGGAGTGATCTTCCTATTGTTGTTGAATCGGATTGCCTTGAGGCCGTTAACTGGTTGAGGAGTAAGGAAATTGATAGGTCAAGAAACTCTTTCTTGACCCTAGAGATTCAAAGCAAGCTACTCGAATGAAATACTTGTATTACTCATGTATGCCGCAATCAAAACAATGTAAGCCATTTTATGGCTACTTATAGTAGGATTCAAAGCCGTACGACTATTTGGTTAGGTTCAGGACCTGATGAGGTCATCAAACGCTGTGAATCTGATTGTAATCCTCCGGGTTGAGTAATACAAGTTTTCTCCTGAAAAAAAATCTTATATTTTTTGTGGGTTGTAACACGCCCTATTCTTGTCTTAATTAATATATGAGGAAAATATGTTGCCTCGGACTAAAAATATATCAAGCTGCTCACCAAAGAGAATGAGAGCACCATGGCAAATTAATTAAACTACAGAACTAACTAGCAACAAAATAGAGTCACTTGGCAGCCAAGAAATTAAAGATACCCATGAGAAGGTTTAAGCTAGGTCTCCATCACACTTACTTGGCAACCAAGTCCAACTAATATGATGGAAGCTACCTGGTGTGATCTAATTGGGAGAGCAGTTGACACACCTAAACAAGAGAAGTAATTGCAACCTAGTTCTTGACCTATTAAGCAGGCAATGAATCTGACGTATCCACAAATGTTCAATAAAACAGGTtgataaatactccctccattcctaaatatatgaTGTTTTGGTAGTCCAGAACAtcatatatttaggaatggagggagtacacttaCTTGTATGCCAAGGGAGATACAATAACCATCAGGAAAGGCCGCAAACTTTGATACTGAGAGCACCTAGTTCATGAAGAAATGAAAAGTGGTAATCTCAAGCTACTAAATCATTCATTGATCCTCCATATATGCCCAATTTTATCATGGTTTTTTTAGCAACAAATACACATCAATCTGAAAACGCTTGTACCCAGTAGCCGTAACTAAAGGTGAAAGTGGCaggataatttttttggccgaaatcTATTTTGAATTCAGGGGCATTGGATATCAGAAAAGATTTTTCGTTCATGAGCACAATCCGATCCGACTTCTAGTCCGGTTGAAAGGAGTGTGTTTTTTCTAGACGGATAAACCAACCTTCACATGCCACCACCGACAGACAGAAGTCTATTTTTGTCTTTATATTTCACTTTTTTTCGTTTATGTGTGCAAGCTTATCCGGCGGAAAAACAAAAATGATGCTATTTGGCATATACACTTTGCAACAGCCTCTGTTAACGTTTTTCTCAAGTTGCCCATTCATCTGAATGAACTAGTAATCTAGTAGACAAACCGTAGGGAGAAAGCGAAGAGGAAAAAGAAGGCGTCCAAATCCACAGGCGCGACCGCGACCCCGGAACGGCCGGCAAAAGCGACCGCGCCACCGCTTCCCCTTCCCCGCCGCCTTTGCCCGCCCCGCAAGCTTCCTCCTCCCCTCTCACCCCACGCTACCAACTCGCCAGGTCTCCCCAATCCTGCCCCAGCACGTCCAGATCGGCAAGGCCAAACAGACcgaggcgacgcaccacctccggcggtgcGCTGCGGCGCTCGACCGGCCGGCAGCGGGATGGCGTACGTGGACCACGCCTTCTCCATCACCGACGAGGACGACCTGGTGGGCGGCGCGGCGGGGGGCCGGCCGCGCGGCGCGCCGGTCAAGGAGATCGCCTTCGCCGCCGCACTCCTCGCGTTTGGCGCGCTCGGCGTCGTCGCCGGCCTCGTCATGGCCGCCCACCGCGTCGGCGGCGACCGCTCCCACGGTGAGACCGATATCTGTCCCCCTATCTATCTACCCCAGATTCACTATCGGGAAAAAAAAAGGAGAATCTAGAATTTGTAGTTGCTTTGTTGAGAGTTGGGTGATGAACTGGGGAACTCAGAGAGGGAGGGGTTCCCCCGTAAAAAAGCACCTTCACCCCATTATTTATACTTTGAATTTTTGAGATAGATCAAGCTATTCATTTCTAATGCTGGCCTGAATAAAAATCGAAAATCCTAGAGTTTTCCATGTCTGGCTGAACTACTTGTTTTTGTTTGTTAGTTTATTATTATTAAGCCCTTCTATAGATAAGGTATTTGGTGTTATGACGCTGCTAGAAGgaaggcgcgagagggccggccgggggccttttgcccacggccggacaagatggaagggatttccttcttaattcttgcttaattagattgatacatctcctctctttatatagagaggtttacttgactcccaagtaaggcttacttgacccctaagcaagcgacccttatctctaattatccCTAAGATtaacgggctataccgccagcccaggccattaggcccattacatactctaacactacaccccacctggacatgcagtttgtcctcgagctgcagcctaaccaacttataaccatgactcgacgcaacacagaCCTAACACCtgaaaacaagccttttacatctcggcttgttttattaccctcaacctgaaatggactgggatGATTTATTTGGGACCTCTTAACAAAAAGTGGATACCATCCGCACGTaggacgtgcacgtgtacagccacctggatcccatggacaccatctgGACAAAAGGAATGCATGTAtatggccacctggaagtggtcgcaagagcgaccagcagaggcgccctcgcggcggccggcggcggaatgcagtggtgctacgcggtgcgctcttgtcggtgacaccatgccttctcccCGCCGGACGGTTGTTGGTCGGCACCGCACATAGAAGAGTGGAAGGCTGTCGATGGAGAATGGCGAGGAGGGGTGTGCCtccccaaccgccgatgtcgcgGACTTTGAGGGCGCTGTCCGTGGGGAAAacagcatgcccaagatccccgacgcagcagacgagatcgaggtcctttgcgcagcgaagcgcaactgggaggagcggcagctgcagaccacgcaaCTCCCGCACACgtcgacgcgctaggaggccgcgtgcagcagcctgcagcctcaccgccgccgacacatggcgggtagtgatccaagctggaagcggtgacggcgacggcgggaaCTTGATCTGCTGGATGGGGACGCCCTGGGGAAGCGGTGATGGCGACGGGGGGACTTGATCTGGTGGATCGGGACTCCCGTCGGCGCGGACGATGCGGGGCGGGAGCTGACCGGCAATGGCTGCTGCAGTTGCAGCGGCTGCTGTGGCGAAGCGCCGGGCGCGGAGGAGGTCGCCAGGAGCGgtggctgccactgcagccagggcgaGGCAGTGGTGGCGGTGGATGGCAGCTGCTGCAGCGGCCCGGTGAGCGCGGCGGAGGCCACCTGGTGCGGCAGCTGCCATGGCAGGCAGGacggggcggtggtggcggtggatggcagctgcagcggctgctgcagcagcccggcgagcgcggcggaggccgcctggtgcggcggctgccacgacAGCCAGGACAGGAcggtggatggcagctgcagcggctgctgcagcAGCCCGGCGAGCGCGGCGGGGGCCGCCTGGTGCAGCGGCAGccacggcggcgcggtggcggtgaTGGGCGGCGCAGCCGGGTGCGGCTCGTAGGACCCGGCTAAGAACAGgtggatctcctggaccgcctgtGTTAGGTCCTGCAGCACCCCGGACACCTCCTCCGGGGTGGGGACGACGGGGGCGGGCGCGACGGAGGATCCCTGCGCGGGCAGGAGTGGGACGACGGTTGTGGTGGTCGCCGGAGACGACGAGGTGACCGGCAGCGGAAGAGACGGGTtgggcggcggtgaagacatgatcgaaccgaagctagctgataccaaattgttatggcgctgctagaaggagggcgcgagagggccggccgagggccttttgcccacggccgggcaagatggaaaggatttccttcttaatttttgcttgattagattgatacatctcctctctttatatagagaggtttacttgactctcaAGCAAggtttacttgacccctaagcaagcgacccttatctctaattaaccctaaaattaacgggctataccgccagcccaggccaTTAGGCCTATTACGTACTCTAACATTTGGTTATGAAGAATTCCAGATCATAGAAAAGAGAGATCTAGACTTTACTAATAAATTTGGAAAAAGGTGCTAAATGGACCAAATGTACGAAGAAAATGAACCACCGTGTGTTGTCGTAATTCGTTAACTCCCTGAGCTGTTTTGGATGCCAGACTGAACAGAAGAAAAATCAATCAGAACTCAGAACAAATACGGGCTGAGAAACCATCAATCAAATGTCTTTCTGTTGCGTTGGCTCCACTATGCGTAGTAGTTAAGGATACCTGTTTCATAAACGAAATCAAAGATCATCTGTACAGATTATAAATGCGGAATCATGTATGATGGAATTGATATTACAAACTTATGTCATGCTTATTGGCACTCAATCCCAGCAGTGTGCCAAAGCCCACATGTAGCAAAGCGTTAGGAAGTTCTGAAGAGGCATTTTTGTTCGTTTCAATCCGTAGATATGTCAAGTCCTTTTGCACAATGTTGGTAAGCGCCTGATGCATACAACTTCAATTTGTAAGGAAGGGCTAATAGCAGCATACCTACTTACGGACGGTTGTTGCAGCTTGAAGATATTTTCAGGGTGCATGAGTGTTAGGTCGTTAACTTGCTCCAGAGTACCGATCACTCAATATCTCTAGCTGTTCCTGATGTATGTCTCTGTTCTTCTGGATACAGGGATTTTCTTTACAGTGCTGGGCGTAGTGATGTTCATCCCAGGATTCTACTACACAAGAGTAGCGTATTATGCTTACAAAGGGTACCAGGGCTTTTCTTTTGCCAACATCCCTCCCATTTGAAGCAGCAGTGGCAGAACCTGGTTGGACCGTCTCGTCGAGTGACCCCTTCTTATAAAAATGTAAACCTGTTTTTCTTATTCTTTAAACCCCTTATATAGATTGTAGTAGTTGTTATACTTGTACATATAATAACAAACAACTGAAATAATGAGAAACCACGACGATATGGTTGTTTCACATGATAGCTTGTTAATTGTGTGATTATATATGATTGATgaaacagttttgctagaactcatctagatgagatttaatttgatctcattcaccttttatagccattggatgtggtgctataagatgcgtgtgtgctgacgtgggttgtatccgTTCTTGTTTTCTAGGTGAATGAAACCAAATTacgtctcatctagatgagttctaggtactcccttgATGAAAGGGCTTCTCTTGTCGATATCACCCAGACAGTTTGTTGTGATGCTGCTCTGTCTGTTGGTTCTTCGGATTATCAAAACTATTTTTTCAGATAAGCTTGTCCTTGTTTTAGTGGGATATATATCTAGCAGGAGGGCTATTTCGGAAAGCTTATCCAGGTTGCTACTCGAGTGTACTGGGCTGGGTTGTTTACCCATCAGTAAATATGGTAACGCCTAAAAAAAGGTAAAATATTGTAACCCAATGTGTTTCTAGAGTTGGAATACAAcgactcgcaaaaaaaaaaagagttgGTATACAACACGCAACTCTGAGCCCTTTTTGATTTCTGGGCCCATTGCGGCCCGCTCTTCCAGGCTTAAATATCGCGCATATGGCTCCACGATCTAAGTGTTTTTATATTGAGAAACAGTAAAACAGGGCTGGCCCTATCAATGGGTCGTGCCAGGCGCAATGAGTTGCCTAGTTTGGAACTGTCGTGGGGCTGGCAGACCTGCGACAGTTCGAGAGCTTCGAAATCTTTCGAAGCTACATGCCCCCTCCATTGTATGCATTCTTGAAACTCAGTTGGAGGGCTCACGTGTTGAGAATCTAGTAGGAACTTTAGGCTACAATAAAAGTTTTGCTGTAAGCAGCTCCGAAAGGAGTGGTGgactaggcattttctggaatgagGAAATAAAGCTCGAAGTGTTGGGTTATTCTGAGTACCACATAGATGTTTCTGTTGAGCAGATGGTAGAAACTAAAACCAGAATTACTTTTGTGTATGGGGAGGCCCAAACAAGTGAGAGATACAAAACTTGGGATATGTTGCGTGGGATTGCAGGATCGAGCACTGAAGCATGGGTAGTGATTGGAGACTTCAATGAAGTTCTTCATGCCCATGAGCATGATGGAATTGGCCAACGAAGCCAAGCACAGATGGACTCATTCCGAGACGCTATCGACACATGTGGCTTGTCGGACATAGGGTACAAGGGACAGAATTGGACTTTCGAGAAGAAGGTGGTGGGCGGCACATACACTAGGGTGCACTTGGATCGAGGTGTTGCAAACCCAGAGTGGGTATTGGCTTTCCCAGAGGCGTCGTTGGAACACCTAGCAGCTGCTACGTCCGATCACGTACCCCTGTTGCTTCAGCTCCAAgcaatgcatgcatgcaggcgGGGGCCACAGCCATTTAAATACGAGCTCTGCTGGGAACGCGATCCGATGCTGGAGACAGTAGTGCATGCGGGATGGAATCAGGCGGCTGGAGATTCGGTGGGCCAGGTGAAAGCGAAACTCCAGGCGCTGTCGGGTGACCTGGCGACATGGGATCGGCTGCACTTTGGCAGCGTACGCAGAGAAATTGCTGATTTGAAAAAAAGAGCTACAGTCCATGCGCGGACTCCCAGGTAGAACCGGCCCATCGCGACAGGAGATTAAAATATGTGATCGCTTGGTCGAGCTTTTTCACCGCGAGGAAATCCTGTGGAGGCAAAGAGCCAGGATCGACTGGCTTATGCATGGCGACAAAAATACCTACTTTTTCCACCTGAGAGCGAGCAGGAGACACCGGAGAAACCAAATCAAGTCATTGCAGTGTGATGATGGAACGATAACTGAGAATGATATGGAGATGGAAACTATGACAACCACCTTTTATAAGGATCTGTATACTTCGGAGGGGGTGGGAGACATGACTCAGGTGCTTGATACAGTACCATGCAAGGTCACGGAGGAAATGAATGTGGTGTTGAATGCACCATATAGTGCTGAAGAAGTTAAAACTGCCCCGTTTCAGATGTTTCCCACCAAGGCACCGGGACCAGATGATTTCCTTGCTCATTTCTTTCAGCGGCACTGGGAGACATGTGAAGACGAAGTTACCAAGGTTGTGATCAAAATTGTGGAAGGTACTGAATCCACGGCATGTATCAATGAGACAGTGTTGGTGTTGATACCCAAGGTAAAAAATCCAACTCTTTTGAGCCAGTTTCGTCCAATCAGTTTATGTAACGTCCTTTACAAAATTGCATCCAAGGTCATCTCTAATCGTTTGAAGGTGATACTACCTGAGATTATTTCTGAGCAACAGTCTGCATTTGTTCCGGGCAGACTCATCACTGACAACATCATCACAGCTTATGAGTGTCTCCATTTTATGAAGAGGAACAAAGCAAAGAAGCATCAGTCTTTCGCTCTGAAGTTAGATATGATAAAGGCCTACGATAGGGTGGAGTGGCCATACCTGAGAGCAATAATGATTAAACTAGGTTTCACAGAGAGATGGGTGGACATTGTGATGGGGCTGGTCACCACAGTAAATTTTTCTGTTATGTTCAATGGGAAGAGATTGGAGGAGTTTGAACCGTCAAGGGGAATCAGACAAGGGGACCCAATATCCCCGTACTTGTTCTTGCTAGCAGCAGAGGGCCTGTCGTGCCTGTTGAAATCAAAAAGTGAGTCATCCAATTTGAGTGGTTTACAAGTGGCTCCTACGGCGCAACAAGTTAGCCACTTGCTATTCgctgatgacagcctgctgttttgTAAGGCAAATAGTGCGGGAGCTAATGAGGTAAACCTAGTACTGGACACATATTGCCAAGCTTCGGGCCAGCGAGTGAACTTTGCAAAATCATCTATCTTTTTTTAGTAAGGGAGTGCCAGAAGCTACCAGAGATGTCATAAAAGGCATACTTAACGTCCCAAATGAAACATTAAATGAGAAGTACCTTGGGATGCCATCATACATTGGGAGTTCGAAGAATGG
This portion of the Triticum dicoccoides isolate Atlit2015 ecotype Zavitan chromosome 7A, WEW_v2.0, whole genome shotgun sequence genome encodes:
- the LOC119332504 gene encoding glutathione S-transferase 1-like, with protein sequence MEPVVKVYGPAMSWNIARVLVSLEESGVNYELVAVDFAAAEHKSPAHLGRNAFGQVPVLEDGDFCLWESRAITKYICRKYKPELLGVGNLEGSAMVDVWLEVEAHQYRPLIEAILMEVRIRPIFGQRVDERAVEENIDKLKKVLDVYESRLSSSKYLAGDFISLADLNHVSTMLCLGITIYISVLDMYPHVRAWWDDLKGRPAARKVSDLMHMSVKNDLK
- the LOC119327901 gene encoding transmembrane protein 230-like — protein: MAYVDHAFSITDEDDLVGGAAGGRPRGAPVKEIAFAAALLAFGALGVVAGLVMAAHRVGGDRSHGIFFTVLGVVMFIPGFYYTRVAYYAYKGYQGFSFANIPPI